The Chloroflexota bacterium genome includes a region encoding these proteins:
- a CDS encoding N-acetyltransferase, with protein sequence MSEKPWIHPTAEVSPEAQIGPGTRIWHHAQVREGAVIGRECVLGKSVYVGRGVVVGDHVKIQNNASVYHGVTLEDGVFVGPHACLTNDRYPRAITPDGRLKADEDWEVLPIRVCRGASIGAGAILLAGVTVGPFALVGAGAVVTRDVPAQGLVLGNPARLAGYVCRCGHPLHDQGDEQVCPKCGASYRLGDDEGA encoded by the coding sequence ATGAGCGAGAAGCCATGGATTCACCCGACCGCGGAGGTCTCGCCCGAGGCCCAGATTGGGCCAGGGACGCGCATCTGGCATCACGCCCAGGTGCGGGAGGGCGCTGTGATCGGCCGGGAGTGCGTTTTGGGGAAGAGCGTATATGTCGGTCGTGGCGTCGTCGTCGGCGATCATGTGAAGATTCAGAACAACGCGTCCGTGTATCACGGCGTTACGTTGGAGGACGGCGTGTTCGTGGGACCGCACGCCTGTTTGACGAACGATCGATACCCACGTGCCATCACGCCCGACGGGCGGCTGAAGGCGGACGAGGATTGGGAGGTGCTGCCCATCCGGGTATGTCGCGGCGCGTCCATCGGCGCTGGCGCTATCCTGCTGGCGGGGGTCACCGTGGGGCCGTTCGCCCTGGTGGGGGCCGGCGCGGTGGTGACCCGGGACGTCCCGGCGCAGGGGCTGGTGTTGGGGAACCCGGCGCGGCTGGCGGGCTATGTCTGCCGTTGCGGCCATCCCTTGCACGATCAGGGCGACGAGCAGGTCTGCCCCAAGTGTGGCGCCTCCTATCGGCTGGGGGATGACGAGGGCGCATGA
- a CDS encoding glycosyltransferase family 1 protein: protein MIEGYGIVCFAPGPWDDIWRNRHQIMTRLARRNKVLWVEPRAYLRPVLRQLRRGEIGWRDLRRPLAVPVRENLWVYRDPVYAPIAGRRLRLGDLTRMLRTRAMRRTMRQLGFGRPLLWLTRYYQADVVGTCDERLVIYHVSDEYSAYAAVRDPEAVRRAEAELIRRADLVLVTSQALVESKRPLNPHTYLVPNAADVQGFAAAAADPSVPLRMAALPRPIIGYVGVLNEKLDYEFVRRIALARPDWSIALVGPLSLYTQPHKADGLIDLPNVHMLGRVEVSQVPHHIKVCDVCLLPYERNEWTRNIDSLKLYEYLACGRPVVATDIPAARGFPGLVHVVRSVEEAVAAIEAALEEDSPEHVRRRQAAVAEHNWDARVEQISELVAEALRRTEGRA, encoded by the coding sequence ATGATCGAGGGATATGGCATCGTCTGCTTCGCTCCCGGCCCCTGGGATGACATCTGGCGCAATCGCCATCAGATCATGACCCGCCTGGCGCGACGGAACAAGGTCCTGTGGGTGGAGCCGCGCGCCTACCTGCGTCCCGTGCTGCGCCAGTTGCGCAGGGGGGAGATCGGCTGGCGCGATCTGCGTCGCCCCCTGGCCGTGCCCGTGCGGGAGAACCTGTGGGTGTATCGGGATCCGGTTTATGCCCCCATCGCCGGACGGCGTCTGCGACTGGGCGACCTGACGCGCATGCTGCGGACGCGGGCCATGCGCCGCACCATGCGGCAACTGGGGTTCGGGCGTCCCCTGCTGTGGTTGACCCGCTACTATCAGGCGGATGTGGTGGGCACGTGTGACGAGCGTTTGGTGATCTACCACGTTTCGGATGAATACTCCGCCTATGCGGCGGTGCGCGATCCGGAGGCTGTGCGGCGGGCTGAGGCGGAGCTGATCCGACGGGCGGATCTGGTGCTGGTCACCTCTCAGGCGCTGGTGGAGTCCAAGCGGCCGCTGAATCCGCATACCTATTTGGTGCCCAACGCGGCGGATGTGCAGGGCTTCGCCGCGGCCGCGGCCGATCCGTCCGTGCCCCTGCGCATGGCGGCCCTGCCGCGCCCGATCATCGGCTATGTGGGCGTGTTGAACGAGAAGCTGGATTACGAATTCGTGCGGCGGATCGCCCTGGCCCGACCCGACTGGAGCATCGCGCTGGTGGGGCCCTTGAGCCTGTACACCCAGCCGCACAAGGCGGATGGATTGATCGATCTGCCCAACGTGCATATGTTGGGGCGCGTAGAGGTGTCTCAGGTCCCGCATCACATCAAGGTGTGTGACGTCTGTCTGCTGCCGTATGAGCGCAACGAATGGACGCGCAACATCGACTCGCTGAAATTGTACGAGTACCTGGCGTGCGGCCGGCCTGTGGTGGCGACGGATATCCCGGCCGCACGCGGGTTCCCCGGGCTGGTGCATGTGGTCCGATCCGTCGAGGAGGCGGTGGCCGCGATCGAGGCGGCGTTGGAGGAGGACTCGCCGGAGCACGTGCGGCGTCGGCAGGCCGCTGTGGCGGAGCACAACTGGGATGCCCGCGTGGAGCAGATCTCGGAGCTGGTGGCCGAGGCGCTGCGGCGGACGGAGGGGCGTGCGTGA
- a CDS encoding glycosyltransferase family 4 protein yields MLPDRHPTGAWPRRVLYVDLAPGFGGSIYSLLLLLTHLDRTRWEPMVVLSARSPAGARFEALDVPVWRVRTGVGARRAPTLGQRAAASPVAGRLWRQPWFARAWGLARWGRRLATRLLPEARSLARVMRESGADLVHLNDSLTMSRPGLLAAVWCARPCVCHVRSFDRLGWGDRWLAGRVHRFIYISRALQRAYEEQGIPTGRGEVVYNAVEPRRFEVEVGRDEARRALGIPQDALVVATLGRLVPWKGQDLLLRALARLIDRWPSLVGLIVGGEEIYAPEYPAQLRALARELGIEGYVRFLGHRPDVPRVLAAADVIAHTPVEPEPFGRVVIEAMAARRPVVAADIGALPELVTDGREGLLVPPGDVPRLADALAALLADGEMRRRMGAAGRDRVLRAFTVERYVRGVMGVYDRLMVR; encoded by the coding sequence GTGCTCCCCGATCGACATCCGACGGGCGCCTGGCCCCGCCGGGTCCTGTACGTGGACCTGGCCCCCGGCTTTGGTGGGTCGATCTATAGCTTGCTGCTGCTCCTGACGCATCTGGATCGTACCCGTTGGGAGCCGATGGTGGTGTTGTCGGCGCGCAGCCCGGCCGGCGCCCGCTTTGAGGCGCTCGATGTCCCGGTGTGGCGGGTGCGCACGGGCGTGGGGGCTCGTCGAGCTCCCACGTTGGGGCAGCGAGCGGCCGCGAGCCCCGTGGCCGGGCGTTTGTGGCGCCAGCCCTGGTTCGCCCGGGCGTGGGGCCTGGCCCGTTGGGGACGGCGGCTGGCCACCCGGCTGTTGCCCGAGGCCCGATCGCTGGCCCGGGTGATGCGCGAGAGCGGGGCCGATCTGGTTCATCTCAACGATTCGTTGACCATGAGCCGGCCGGGCCTGCTGGCGGCGGTCTGGTGCGCCCGGCCGTGCGTGTGTCACGTGCGCAGCTTCGACCGGCTGGGGTGGGGGGATCGGTGGCTGGCCGGACGGGTGCATCGGTTCATTTACATCAGCCGCGCGTTGCAGCGGGCCTACGAGGAGCAGGGGATCCCGACCGGCCGTGGTGAGGTCGTGTACAATGCCGTCGAGCCGCGTCGATTTGAGGTGGAGGTGGGCCGGGATGAGGCTCGCCGCGCGTTGGGGATCCCGCAGGATGCACTCGTCGTGGCCACGTTGGGTCGTCTGGTCCCGTGGAAGGGCCAGGATCTGCTCCTGCGGGCGTTGGCGCGCCTGATCGATCGCTGGCCCAGCCTGGTGGGGCTGATCGTGGGCGGGGAGGAGATCTACGCGCCGGAGTATCCCGCCCAGCTGCGGGCACTGGCGCGCGAGCTGGGGATCGAAGGGTATGTGCGCTTCCTGGGGCATCGGCCGGACGTGCCGCGGGTTCTGGCGGCGGCCGATGTGATCGCGCACACGCCGGTGGAGCCGGAGCCGTTCGGTCGGGTGGTGATCGAGGCGATGGCGGCGCGTCGCCCGGTGGTGGCGGCGGACATCGGCGCCCTCCCGGAGCTGGTCACGGACGGCCGAGAGGGGCTGCTGGTGCCGCCGGGGGATGTTCCCCGGCTGGCGGACGCGCTGGCCGCGCTGCTGGCCGATGGGGAGATGCGGAGGCGGATGGGCGCGGCCGGGCGTGACCGGGTGCTGCGTGCGTTCACCGTGGAGCGCTACGTGCGCGGGGTGATGGGCGTGTATGATCGCCTGATGGTGAGATGA
- a CDS encoding glycosyltransferase family 4 protein, producing MMRLAMLGPYPLEPDALAGGVDAVMATLVPALARVGRLEVHVITARAGEEARVVERPEAMVHVVPRRPLGRLTLYRRDVAALRRAIDRVQPDLVHAHGAGMVYVDAAMGCGRPAVITLHGVIFREAALVRGWRNRLRWQMDALYERYCVRRAKHVIAISPYIQREYRRWLRGRVYSVENPIDDRFFASVGEPEPGLVLCPARVIPRKGILELLRAFRVVAERLPGARLEIVGQLDVDPDYAAVCRAYVADHALGDQVRFLGALAADEMAMAYGRAAVVALASHQETAPVVIAEAMAAGRPVVATDVGGVAHMVADGRTGRVVPRGDVAALADALRALLADPDGARVMGAAGRAEAETRFRAAAVAERTLAVYRQVLEAG from the coding sequence GTGATGCGCCTGGCGATGCTGGGGCCGTATCCGCTGGAGCCCGATGCGCTGGCGGGGGGCGTGGACGCGGTGATGGCGACGCTGGTGCCCGCCTTGGCCCGTGTGGGGCGGCTGGAGGTCCACGTGATCACCGCCCGTGCCGGGGAGGAAGCGCGTGTGGTCGAGCGTCCTGAGGCGATGGTGCACGTGGTGCCCCGGCGCCCACTGGGACGGCTGACGCTGTACCGGCGGGACGTCGCCGCGCTTCGTCGGGCCATCGATCGCGTGCAGCCCGATCTCGTGCATGCCCATGGGGCGGGCATGGTCTACGTCGATGCGGCGATGGGATGCGGCCGCCCGGCCGTGATCACGCTGCACGGCGTGATCTTCCGAGAGGCGGCGCTGGTGAGGGGGTGGCGCAACCGGCTGCGGTGGCAGATGGACGCGCTCTACGAGCGTTACTGCGTGCGGCGGGCGAAGCACGTCATCGCCATCAGCCCGTATATCCAGCGTGAGTACCGCCGGTGGCTGCGCGGCCGCGTGTATTCCGTCGAGAACCCGATCGACGATCGCTTCTTCGCCTCGGTCGGCGAGCCGGAGCCGGGTCTGGTTCTGTGTCCCGCCCGGGTGATCCCGCGCAAGGGCATCCTGGAGCTGTTGAGGGCGTTTCGGGTGGTGGCCGAGCGCCTGCCAGGGGCCCGACTGGAGATCGTCGGGCAACTGGACGTCGATCCGGACTACGCGGCCGTGTGCCGTGCATACGTGGCTGATCACGCCCTGGGCGATCAGGTCCGTTTCCTGGGCGCGCTGGCGGCCGATGAGATGGCGATGGCGTACGGCCGTGCGGCCGTGGTCGCCCTGGCGTCTCACCAGGAGACCGCCCCGGTGGTCATCGCCGAGGCGATGGCGGCCGGGCGGCCGGTGGTGGCCACCGATGTGGGCGGCGTGGCACACATGGTAGCCGATGGGCGCACGGGGCGCGTGGTCCCGCGTGGGGACGTCGCGGCGCTGGCGGATGCGCTGCGGGCGTTGCTGGCCGACCCCGATGGGGCGCGGGTCATGGGCGCGGCCGGCCGTGCGGAGGCGGAGACGCGCTTTCGGGCGGCGGCGGTGGCGGAGCGCACGCTGGCGGTGTATCGTCAGGTGCTGGAGGCGGGCTGA
- a CDS encoding glycosyltransferase family 4 protein yields the protein MSSRRVLVFGERLRPPADEGIKKVTVRLARALRDHADVSLLTAHGADVPEWGCVNVAANRMLLGREVARRVAHCRADVVIYVPTASLTAAALLRAWLLRRYAGGASLLMLALQPRPVTSLSRVVARVPGMAAIRIAVMSERTARQTQTLGLRPIWWAPGVDVHRFRPLDEADRRALRARYGFADGDFVVAHVGHLRSGRNVRLLTDLAREGIQAVLVGSTSTPQEEALRATLEAAGVRVITEYLPCVEEIYQVADCYLFPTPYAEGEVSSIDVPLSVLEAMACDRPVVTTPFGGLPRLFDEGDGLFYAATEAEILEAVRTVRAGVPVNTRRKVSDHTWSRAARALLATAGSGGGRV from the coding sequence ATGAGCAGCCGACGGGTGCTGGTGTTCGGCGAGCGGTTGCGTCCCCCGGCCGACGAGGGCATCAAGAAGGTGACGGTCCGCCTGGCCCGGGCGCTGCGTGACCACGCGGATGTGAGCCTGTTGACCGCTCACGGGGCGGATGTGCCCGAGTGGGGCTGCGTGAACGTGGCGGCCAACCGGATGCTGCTCGGGCGGGAGGTGGCCCGGCGGGTCGCCCACTGCCGGGCGGACGTCGTGATCTACGTGCCGACGGCGTCGCTGACGGCGGCGGCTTTGCTGCGGGCCTGGCTCCTGCGACGCTATGCCGGCGGGGCTTCTCTGTTGATGCTGGCGTTGCAGCCGCGCCCCGTGACATCGCTCTCTCGTGTCGTGGCCCGGGTGCCGGGGATGGCGGCGATCCGGATAGCCGTCATGAGCGAACGCACGGCGCGGCAGACCCAGACGCTCGGGCTGCGACCCATCTGGTGGGCGCCCGGGGTCGATGTCCATCGCTTTCGGCCGCTGGACGAGGCGGATCGCAGAGCCCTGCGGGCGCGCTACGGCTTCGCCGATGGGGATTTCGTGGTGGCACACGTGGGCCATCTCAGAAGCGGGCGTAACGTCCGTCTCCTGACCGACCTGGCGCGGGAGGGGATCCAGGCGGTGTTGGTGGGCAGCACGAGCACGCCTCAGGAGGAGGCGTTAAGGGCTACGTTGGAGGCCGCGGGCGTGCGCGTCATCACCGAATATCTGCCATGTGTGGAGGAGATCTACCAGGTGGCCGATTGTTACCTCTTCCCGACCCCTTATGCGGAGGGGGAGGTCTCATCGATCGATGTGCCGCTGTCCGTGCTGGAGGCGATGGCGTGTGACCGGCCGGTGGTGACGACCCCCTTCGGAGGATTGCCGCGCCTGTTCGACGAGGGGGACGGGCTGTTCTACGCCGCGACGGAGGCGGAGATCCTGGAGGCCGTGCGGACGGTGCGAGCGGGCGTCCCCGTGAACACGCGGCGGAAGGTATCCGATCATACGTGGTCGCGAGCGGCGCGGGCGCTGTTGGCGACGGCGGGCTCGGGAGGCGGCCGTGTCTGA
- a CDS encoding class I SAM-dependent methyltransferase — protein sequence MTEPVTVRIEERNGLRHVVIEGRQFGFGGVVHHSEFTTAYTRELLEMILAAKGAAWLRDEIARAEDPDYIQRPLGRVIERFVPIADRVVLDFGCGCGASSIALARLGAARVYGVEPDATFAEIARRRVEESGLDGRVRIHHVPDTTHLPLPDGAVDLAVCNAVLEHIPPHQRAAHLREIWRTLRPGGHLIVAETPNRLWPKDHHTTGLWWVPYMPLGLAWRYARWRSDRIRPEQTAEDLVADGIRGVTYWEIRRALGGDAVCLNVERGDDIAAYARASLARPGQSPARRAAKVLVWGAARAVERAVLRPLRVPGTALLPELTLCFRKREGQGRFVGRSAASTREITRRRGEGR from the coding sequence GTGACCGAGCCGGTGACGGTGCGCATCGAGGAGCGGAATGGCCTGCGCCACGTGGTGATCGAGGGGAGGCAATTCGGCTTCGGTGGCGTCGTCCACCACAGCGAGTTCACGACCGCTTACACCCGAGAGCTGTTGGAGATGATCCTGGCCGCCAAGGGAGCGGCCTGGTTGCGGGATGAGATCGCCCGGGCGGAGGATCCGGATTATATTCAGCGCCCGTTGGGGCGGGTGATCGAGCGGTTCGTGCCGATCGCCGACCGGGTGGTTCTGGACTTCGGCTGCGGCTGCGGGGCCTCCTCCATCGCGCTGGCCCGGCTGGGGGCGGCGCGGGTCTACGGCGTGGAGCCGGATGCGACGTTTGCCGAGATCGCCCGTCGGCGTGTGGAGGAATCCGGATTGGACGGGCGCGTGCGTATCCACCATGTGCCGGATACCACGCACCTGCCGCTGCCCGATGGTGCCGTAGATCTGGCCGTGTGCAATGCCGTGCTGGAGCATATCCCGCCCCATCAGCGCGCCGCGCATCTCCGGGAGATCTGGCGCACACTGAGGCCCGGTGGACATCTCATCGTCGCCGAGACGCCCAACCGGCTGTGGCCCAAGGATCATCACACCACCGGGTTGTGGTGGGTCCCCTATATGCCGCTGGGGCTGGCGTGGCGGTACGCCCGCTGGCGCAGCGACCGCATCCGGCCTGAACAGACGGCTGAGGATCTGGTGGCGGATGGGATCCGGGGCGTGACCTATTGGGAGATCCGACGGGCGTTGGGTGGGGATGCCGTATGTCTGAACGTCGAGCGAGGGGATGACATCGCGGCCTACGCCCGGGCCTCTCTGGCGCGGCCGGGGCAGTCGCCGGCGCGCCGGGCGGCGAAGGTGCTAGTGTGGGGTGCGGCCCGGGCCGTCGAGAGAGCGGTCCTGCGGCCGCTGCGCGTTCCCGGCACCGCCCTGCTGCCGGAGCTGACGCTCTGTTTTCGCAAGCGGGAGGGGCAGGGGCGATTCGTGGGCCGCTCGGCGGCGTCCACGAGGGAAATTACCCGCCGCCGGGGTGAGGGAAGATGA
- a CDS encoding glycosyltransferase, which yields MATPEVGPLRVVHATRVRQNPYVMLLGRSLQERAPRLDWWATAELSPAWAAAYGDRIDVLHLHWPDLFCQAETAWGRVRVSGLLLGVLADLQARGVALVYTVHNLLPHETRWPWLDRLVTIWLLRRADVVHVHDPETAQEVRRLRWGRRRRGVWVIPHGHYMDIYPNVRSREEARRRLDLPDDAFVYLFFGQIRPYKGLDRLLDAFRYVAREQDRLLVAGNARPRDGEYVEHILRRAAVDPRIRIEVGYVPDDAVQDYMNAADVCVLPYRRAVTSGSALLAFSFGCPIVAPRLGPFPRLVGEGARGVLYDPGDEAALAAALVRARDLDLEAAGASALAYARDQDWGELASQHLAAYQEAVARARQRVRRRRP from the coding sequence ATGGCGACGCCGGAGGTCGGCCCGTTGCGGGTGGTGCACGCGACGAGGGTGCGGCAGAACCCCTATGTGATGCTCCTGGGGCGCTCGTTGCAGGAGCGCGCCCCTCGCCTGGATTGGTGGGCGACGGCCGAGCTCTCGCCCGCGTGGGCCGCCGCGTATGGCGACCGCATCGACGTGCTGCACCTGCACTGGCCGGACCTCTTCTGCCAGGCGGAGACGGCGTGGGGCCGCGTGCGGGTGTCGGGCCTGCTGTTGGGCGTGCTGGCGGATTTGCAGGCGCGAGGCGTGGCGTTGGTCTACACGGTGCATAACCTGCTGCCGCACGAGACGCGCTGGCCGTGGCTGGATCGGCTGGTGACGATCTGGCTGCTGCGTCGCGCGGATGTGGTGCACGTGCACGATCCGGAGACGGCGCAGGAGGTCCGGCGGCTCCGCTGGGGACGTCGGCGTCGGGGCGTCTGGGTGATCCCCCACGGCCATTACATGGACATCTACCCCAACGTGCGCTCCCGGGAGGAGGCGCGCCGCCGCCTGGATCTGCCGGACGATGCGTTCGTCTACCTCTTCTTTGGGCAGATCCGGCCGTATAAGGGGCTGGACCGTTTGTTGGACGCGTTCCGCTACGTGGCCCGGGAGCAGGATCGGCTGTTGGTGGCGGGGAACGCCCGGCCTCGCGATGGCGAGTATGTGGAGCACATCCTGCGGCGGGCCGCCGTGGACCCGCGCATTCGGATAGAGGTGGGATACGTCCCGGACGACGCGGTGCAGGATTACATGAACGCGGCCGACGTCTGCGTATTGCCCTATCGGCGGGCGGTGACGTCGGGCAGCGCCCTGCTGGCGTTCTCCTTCGGCTGTCCCATCGTGGCGCCGCGCCTGGGGCCGTTCCCGAGGCTGGTGGGGGAGGGGGCGCGAGGCGTGTTGTATGACCCGGGCGATGAGGCGGCGCTGGCCGCCGCCCTGGTGCGCGCTCGGGATCTGGACCTGGAGGCGGCGGGCGCATCGGCGCTGGCGTACGCTCGCGATCAGGATTGGGGCGAGCTGGCGAGTCAGCATCTGGCCGCTTATCAGGAGGCCGTGGCCCGCGCCAGGCAGCGGGTTCGGAGGCGAAGGCCATGA
- a CDS encoding glycosyltransferase family 4 protein, giving the protein MARLRVALVSLYPFDPARVPGGVRAVAVNLAAALRADPDLELHVVCCHSDIPRDEVRREDGLTVHYLSRPRRRVIPNMITGLVPVARRLREIRPDVVNAHGSHYAVAALLAGFTPVWTLHGIAHREREVARSRSLRLSLWLTGLYDRYVLARVRDIIAVSPYVQREYQRLGGRRARWHVIFNPVPERFFAVRGDGRPGRVLMTGTIMPLKDVLTLVAAIERLRDEGQSVVLHVAGRSTDEVYFARVKEYVTAHKLGEHVRFLGLLDHRRLLAELKEARVVALASRQEAAPMSLAEAMAAGRPVVATRVGGVPDLVADGVTGFLVPPGDPAALAERLARILGDEASRRAMGERARKAAERFRASRVAAAYKRVYELAAAYGKAV; this is encoded by the coding sequence ATGGCTCGGCTCCGGGTCGCCCTGGTCAGCCTCTACCCGTTCGATCCCGCCCGCGTGCCCGGTGGCGTGCGGGCGGTGGCCGTCAACCTGGCCGCCGCGCTGCGGGCCGATCCCGACCTGGAGCTGCACGTCGTCTGTTGCCACTCCGATATCCCGCGGGACGAGGTGCGACGTGAGGATGGGCTGACCGTGCATTATCTGAGCCGGCCGCGCCGCCGCGTGATCCCCAACATGATCACCGGGCTGGTTCCCGTCGCCCGACGGCTGCGGGAGATCCGGCCGGATGTGGTGAACGCCCACGGCTCCCATTACGCCGTCGCCGCGTTGCTGGCCGGGTTTACGCCGGTGTGGACGTTGCACGGGATCGCCCATCGCGAGCGGGAGGTAGCCCGGTCGCGATCCCTGCGCCTGAGCCTGTGGCTGACCGGCCTGTACGATCGCTATGTCCTGGCCCGTGTGCGAGACATCATCGCCGTCAGCCCCTACGTGCAGCGCGAGTATCAGCGGCTGGGGGGGCGCCGGGCGAGGTGGCATGTGATCTTCAACCCGGTGCCCGAGCGGTTCTTCGCCGTGCGGGGTGACGGCCGGCCGGGGCGTGTGCTGATGACCGGGACCATCATGCCGCTGAAGGACGTGCTCACGCTGGTGGCGGCGATCGAGCGCCTGCGCGACGAGGGGCAATCGGTTGTGTTACACGTGGCGGGACGGAGCACGGATGAGGTATATTTCGCCCGGGTGAAGGAGTACGTCACGGCCCATAAGCTGGGGGAGCACGTGCGCTTTCTCGGCCTGCTGGACCATCGACGCCTGCTGGCCGAGCTAAAGGAGGCCCGGGTGGTGGCCCTGGCCTCCCGCCAGGAGGCGGCCCCCATGAGCCTGGCGGAGGCGATGGCGGCCGGTCGGCCGGTGGTGGCGACGCGAGTGGGCGGCGTGCCCGACTTGGTGGCGGACGGCGTGACAGGCTTCCTGGTGCCGCCGGGCGATCCCGCGGCACTGGCCGAGCGGCTGGCCCGGATCCTGGGCGACGAGGCGTCGCGGCGGGCCATGGGTGAGCGGGCGCGAAAGGCGGCGGAGCGGTTTCGGGCGTCCAGGGTGGCGGCGGCCTACAAGCGGGTGTACGAGTTGGCCGCCGCGTACGGGAAGGCGGTATGA
- a CDS encoding glycosyltransferase family 4 protein, translating into MHVLLVTNMYPTPDRPAAGIFVAEQVASLERLGVTFDVLYVDGRRSSLNYAWGVPRLWAQLRRARYDLIHAHYVFSGWIARLQWGRPLVLTHHGIEVLTGWTAPLCRWASRWADQVIVVSQAMQRALAPIPSHVIPCGVDLTLFRPGDRAAARAALGLEPDRPLVLFAGDLRPEKRYPLAQAAVAHLRAMGTDAALVTLTGQPHDRVPLYMQACDVLILTSTHEGSPMVVKEAMACNLPVVSVDVGDVAEVIGGTEGCVVAEADPEKLAMGLQRALAHGRTNGRAAVERFDLDRVARQVLEVYRMVMEEAA; encoded by the coding sequence GTGCACGTCCTGCTGGTGACCAACATGTATCCCACGCCGGATCGTCCGGCGGCGGGGATCTTCGTAGCCGAACAGGTGGCGTCCCTGGAGAGGCTGGGCGTGACCTTTGACGTGCTCTACGTGGATGGGCGGCGGAGCTCCCTGAACTACGCGTGGGGTGTGCCGCGCCTGTGGGCCCAGCTGCGTCGCGCCCGGTATGATCTGATTCACGCCCATTACGTGTTTTCGGGTTGGATCGCCCGGTTGCAGTGGGGACGGCCGCTGGTGCTTACCCATCACGGGATCGAGGTGCTGACGGGCTGGACGGCGCCGCTCTGTCGGTGGGCCTCTCGCTGGGCCGATCAGGTGATCGTGGTCTCGCAGGCGATGCAGCGGGCGTTGGCGCCCATTCCCTCTCATGTGATCCCCTGCGGCGTGGACCTGACGCTATTCCGGCCGGGGGATCGTGCGGCCGCTCGAGCTGCGCTGGGGTTGGAGCCGGATCGCCCGCTGGTGTTATTCGCGGGCGATCTCCGCCCTGAGAAGCGGTATCCGTTGGCGCAGGCGGCGGTCGCTCACCTGCGGGCGATGGGCACCGATGCGGCGCTGGTCACGCTCACCGGGCAGCCGCACGACCGGGTGCCGTTGTACATGCAGGCCTGCGATGTCCTCATCCTGACGTCGACGCACGAGGGCTCGCCGATGGTGGTGAAGGAGGCGATGGCCTGTAATCTGCCCGTGGTCTCGGTGGACGTCGGCGACGTGGCCGAGGTGATCGGCGGGACGGAAGGGTGCGTCGTGGCGGAGGCCGACCCCGAGAAGCTGGCGATGGGATTGCAGAGGGCGCTGGCGCATGGTCGGACGAATGGCCGGGCGGCGGTAGAGCGGTTCGACCTGGATCGAGTCGCCCGTCAGGTTTTGGAGGTGTATCGGATGGTGATGGAGGAGGCGGCTTGA